In a single window of the Nicotiana tomentosiformis chromosome 10, ASM39032v3, whole genome shotgun sequence genome:
- the LOC104114797 gene encoding lipid phosphate phosphatase 2-like, which translates to MGWKDKIKTVFQGNTNEIELGCGHTIKSHGSSVARIHMHDWLILLLLVVIEIVLYVIGPFHRFVGKDMMTDLKYPMKDNTVPVWSVPLYAIILPIIIFVLIYLRRRDVYDLHHSILGLLFAILITAVLTDAIKNAVGRPRPDFFWRCFPDGKDVYDQWGDVKCHGKESDIKEGHKSFPSGHTSWSFAGLGFLSLYLAGKIKAFDRRGHVAKLCIVILPLLMACLVGVSRVDDYWHHWQDVFTGGLIGLVVATLCYLQFFPAPYHTEGWGPYAYFRAVEEFRSSTQHVHPTNGGLEAERPEVQLNQRSGTNSNPFEDVEYGRM; encoded by the exons GGCAATACAAATGAGATTGAGCTCGGGTGCGGACATACTATTAAGTCTCATGGATCATCAGTTGCAAGAATTCACATGCATGACTGGCTTATATTGCTGCTGCTCGTAGTCATAGAGATAGTCCTTTATGTCATCGGTCCATTTCATCGTTTTGTTGGAAAGGATATGATGACAGATCTGAAGTATCCCATGAAAGATAATACCGTCCCAGTGTGGTCTGTTCCT TTATATGCAATTATATTGCCTATTATCATCTTTGTTCTCATCTATTTGAGGAGGAGGGATGTCTACGATCTACACCACAGCATTTTAG GCCTCTTATTTGCCATACTAATTACGGCTGTACTCACGGATGCCATCAAGAATGCAGTAGGCCGTCCTCGACCTGACTTTTTCTGGCGTTGCTTTCCTGATGGTAAAGAT GTTTATGATCAGTGGGGAGACGTGAAATGCCATGGTAAAGAAAGTGATATAAAGGAAGGACATAAGAGCTTTCCAAGCGGGCATACCTCAT GGTCATTTGCTGGTCTCGGTTTCCTATCATTATATTTGGCAGGGAAGATTAAAGCATTTGATCGTCGAGGGCACGTAGCAAAACTATGTATAGTTATTCTTCCTCTCCTAATGGCATGTCTTGTCGGCGTTTCACGTGTGGATGACTACTGGCATCATTGGCAAGACGTGTTTACCGGAGGATTGATAG GCCTTGTCGTTGCAACACTCTGTTACCTGCAGTTCTTCCCAGCTCCATACCATACAGAAG GATGGGGACCATATGCATATTTCCGAGCAGTGGAGGAGTTCCGCAGTAGCACGCAACATGTCCACCCTACTAACGGAGGATTAGAGGCAGAGCGCCCGGAGGTACAACTGAATCAGCGATCCGGTACAAATTCCAACCCTTTTGAGGATGTGGAGTACGGCAGAATGTGA